A section of the Apostichopus japonicus isolate 1M-3 chromosome 1, ASM3797524v1, whole genome shotgun sequence genome encodes:
- the LOC139961192 gene encoding acetylcholine receptor subunit beta-type acr-3-like gives MDILTICILVSVVSATNGRFPLSSEGQIRNFLFNQANYSSRDRPVLDSSRSVEVGMSMQFYALLELNEREESISTTSWLSLRWRDERFTWDPEDFGGTDLILVSGDDVWTPILYLTNSLETNNQGILSSPRSKILVTSSGTMQLGGALIQSTKCPVNVVYFPFDSQVCRFSFMPENQIEEHITLYADSNLFVSHLESNQWDLLKVTATNATYYDVPDYVENRLVSNHTKVSFCIFLKRDPSYYIQTLIIPSTLLCALAFATFLAPPDSGERISLGVSMVLGLTVFQLLVSETLPAASKNTPLLSDQLVANFIMACLAVPFSLFNINIAYGDSPFSSMKRHWLRKAFLETLPVMLFVTPYGDRLREETVNEIEVQPSTETNSDEESNVGDSDVKKVTKVKRNQIEQMLDNIPQKELKSVDKKNMQARTVALVMDRLILILFTVVFLLIAILVILEFQKNKGVLDDDCESFA, from the exons ATGGACATTCTAACTATCTGCATACTTGTGTCTGTGGTATCAg CGACAAACGGAAGATTTCCACTGAGTTCAGAAGGTCAAATTCGGAACTTTCTATTCAACCAAGCGAATTATTCGTCAAGAGACCGTCCGGTATTAGACTCATCGAGGTCAGTTGAAGTTGGGATGTCGATGCAGTTTTACGCTTTGCTGGAGCTT AACGAGCGAGAAGAATCAATATCAACAACCTCGTGGCTTTCCCTG AGATGGAGAGACGAGCGGTTTACCTGGGACCCTGAAGATTTTGGTGGAACTGACCTTATTCTTGTAAGTGGTGACGACGTTTGGACGCCAATTTTATACCTAACCAACTC GTTGGAAACAAATAATCAAGGTATCCTATCATCACCTCGGTCCAAGATCTTGGTGACATCTTCAGGGACAATGCAGCTCGGAGGTGCACTTATCCAATCGACGAAATGTCCCGTTAA TGTTGTCTATTTCCCTTTCGACTCTCAAGTGTGCCGATTCTCTTTTATGCCCGAGAATCAAATCGAGGAGCACATAACTTTATACGCTGATAGTAATCTGTTTGTTTCACACCTGGAAAGCAACCAATGGGATTTGCTTAAAGTAACCGCCACCAATGCAACATATTATGATGTACCTGATTATGTAGAAAACAGACTTGTGAGTAACCACACGAAGGTATCTTTCTGTATTTTTCTGAAAAGAGATCCATCTTATTACATCCAAACGCTTATCATACCGTCAACCCTATTGTGCGCCCTGGCGTTTGCGACCTTCTTGGCGCCACCTGATAGCGGGGAACGCATATCGCTGGGAGTATCAATGGTCCTAGGTTTAACGGTTTTCCAACTTCTCGTTTCTGAGACACTGCCAGCTGCTAGCAAGAATACCCCCCTTCTGAGTGACCAATTGGTAGCAAATTTCATCATGGCCTGTTTGGCGGTGCCATTCTCGTTGTTCAATATCAACATCGCATACGGCGATAGCCCATTCTCGTCGATGAAGAGGCATTGGCTTAGAAAAGCATTCTTAGAGACTTTGCCTGTGATGCTCTTTGTCACGCCTTACGGAGACAGACTTAGAGAGGAGACTGTAAATGAAATTGAAGTTCAACCATCTACGGAGACAAATTCCGATGAAGAGTCGAATGTTGGTGATTCAGATGTAAAGAAAGTAACGaaagttaaaagaaatcagATTGAACAGATGCTGGATAATATACCACAGAAGGAATTAAAGAGCGTGGATAAG AAAAACATGCAGGCTCGTACGGTGGCTTTGGTGATGGACAGGCTTATATTGATTTTGTTCACTGTTGTTTTCTTGCTCATTGCTATTCTTGTCATTCTGGAATTCCAAAAAAACAAAGGCGTTCTTGATGACGATTGTGAATCCTTTGCATGA
- the LOC139967971 gene encoding solute carrier family 28 member 3-like, which produces MERPGYKDTNEDIFGAVFTDDIGKKRCSSKHDAKDEEELQNLNVIVQNEKELPVEDDESQDIVSIIWNMFDEWTAVYRARVQRRRKLLLSFLLAILALLYLIGLLYAAVRNLEDASVMLVLTGLVFSVAVYYILKDKFGEAIWKNILEKPSYIFYDLDSKFKWFLFLIFAAIVFGIAVYLCRHNLYQLSSGAGLIGFMFIMFIFSKHPKKVKWRPVLWGVALQFVFGLIILRTEIGYNIFRWLGDLTQTFLDFSEAGAKFLFGDPQYLDHFFAFKVLPILIYFSSFISILYHWGIMQLFIKKIAWLMQKTMQTSASESLNAAGNIFVGQTEAPLLIRPMLKDMTKSEIHAVMTGGFATIAGAIVGVYISFGISASHLISACVMSAPAALAISKLFYPETEISKHVDIDKIELPKGEQRNVIEAASHGAKISIPLVLNIAGNLIAFLSLLALLNGIIRYIGGLLGSDELSFELICSYIFIPVAFLMGVEPKDCRIVAELVGLKTFLNEFVAYQKLSEYIKNRELETGEYLTIRSEIIATYALCGFSNISAIGVQIGALSAMAPSRASDFASVAIRALIAGSVACFMTACIAGVLYDESKYDGSTVIQVNETFLT; this is translated from the exons ATGGAACGACCGGGATACAAAGACACGAATGAGGATATCTTTGGTGCAGTATTTACTGACGATATCGGTAAGAAGCGCTGCTCCAGTAAACATGACGCCAAAGACGAAGAGGAATTACAAAACTTGAATGTCATCGTTCAAAATGAGAAGGAGCTTCCTGTCGAAGATGATGAATCTCAGGATATCGTGTCCATTATTTGGAAT ATGTTTGACGAATGGACAGCTGTGTATCGTGCACGAGTTCAACGAAGAAGAAAGTTACTCCTCTCTTTTCTGCTAGCAATTTTAGCTTTACTTTATCTGATTGGTCTATTGTACGCAGCTGTAAGGAACCTTGAAGACGCATCGGTGATGTTAGTGTTAACTGGACTTGTCTTCTCTGTTGCAGTATATTACATCCTTAAAGACAAATTCGGTGAAGCTATCTGGAAAAATATCTTGGAAAAACCATCTTACATTTTCTATGACCTCGACAGCAAATTCAAATG GTTTCTTTTCCTCATCTTTGCTGCGATCGTCTTTGGCATCGCAGTCTACCTCTGTCGACATAACTTATATCAGCTCAGTTCTGGAGCTGGTCTCATTGGGTTTATGTTCATTATGTTTATCTTTTCCAAGCATCCGAAAAAG GTAAAATGGAGACCAGTCCTTTGGGGGGTTGCCTTACAGTTTGTATTTGGGTTAATCATACTACGGACTGAAATAGGCTACAATATCTTCCGCTGGCTTGGAGATCTTACACAAACCTTCCTAGACTTCTCAGAAGCAGGTGCCAAGTTTCTTTTTGGAGATCCGCAGTATTTGGACCATTTCTTTGCCTTTAAA GTACTACCGATTCTGATTTATTTCAGTTCCTTCATATCAATCCTATATCATTGGGGAATCATGCAATTATTTATCAAGAAAATAGCATGGTTAATGCAGAAGACAATGCAAACGTCAGCCTCAGAATCATTAAACGCAGCAGGAAACATATTTGTTGGGCAG ACAGAGGCGCCGCTATTAATTCGACCAATGCTTAAAGATATGACGAAGTCTGAAATCCACGCTGTAATGACAGGCGGGTTTGCAACCATAGCCGGAGCGATTGTCGGTGTTTACATCTCATTCGGAATAAGTGCATCTCATCTTATATCAGCTTGCGTCATGTCCGCTCCAGCTGCTCTCGCAATCTCAAAATTATTCTACCCAGAGACGGAAATCTCGAAACACGTTGATATCGACAAAATCGAACTTCCAAAAGG TGAACAACGAAATGTGATCGAAGCGGCATCGCATGGAGCTAAAATATCAATCCCGCTGGTTCTGAACATTGCTGGTAATTTAATTGCCTTCCTCTCACTACTGGCATTGTTGAATGGCATTATCAGATACATAGGTGGCCTTCTTGGATCGGATGAGCTctcatttgaa CTCATCTGTTCCTATATTTTCATTCCTGTTGCCTTTCTGATGGGTGTCGAACCTAAAGATTGTCGAATTGTTGCCGAGCTCGTCGGGCTGAAGACCTTCTTGAACGAATTCGTAGCCTACCAAAAACTATCggaatatataaaaaacagaGAGTTAGAAACTGGCGAGTACTTAACG ATTCGGTCAGAAATAATCGCAACATATGCATTGTGTGGATTTTCAAACATCAGTGCCATCGGCGTACAAATTGGAGCCCTTTCAGCAATGGCGCCATCTAGAGCAAGTGACTTTGCATCTGTTGCAATCAGGGCCTTAATTGCTGGTTCCGTAGCGTGTTTTATGACTGCATGTATTGCAG GAGTACTTTATGACGAATCGAAATATGATGGATCTACTGTGATTCAAGTAAATGAGACGTTTCTTACATAG